A stretch of DNA from Glycine max cultivar Williams 82 chromosome 18, Glycine_max_v4.0, whole genome shotgun sequence:
cgcacaagtagtataaaacggtaagaaccgagtatcgaactctcggggaacttgtgttatctgacAAGCTATTTCGATAAATAGGCGTCTGGTATGAAAATATGACTGTGGTTATGAACATGTATTTAGACTAtctaggcaaaaagaaagaaaatcacacaagagaaatactgtgtaaaaacaagtagagaatgcgttggtcttcctcataggttcctgatgctaaaaaggatgttctctatctaacaatgctcatgcgttcctatgttgtctcctggactgctagaccccgattcctcatgatagcctagcctagtcctgatcaagcctcgtccacagattcctcttgtaagactaaactcaaccaagaccgcattaagacacacatacacaactaagttcttgtaccccgattcctcgtgatagcacaacaacttagtcccgtactatcaaggactttagaatcatactagtttccattgttgaatgaccctaacaaagcattcatctacgtgatcaaggtaaaagcacactgaaatgaaaagtagatagcacagagaacacataaaacatcattacatagatagaaatatatttacatcaagtatctacagggaagatccaatagaggatttagcttttcatagtccggaaacctcctttacaacaaagagaagaacaagatgaaagactgcaaaaacacaagtggtaaggatgtctccttcacctctaggatctcacaatcactcacaaactcatctcaagctctcaaaacGGCTTCCGCTTCGAACTcgcgtctctgcagatcttcacacagcaaaatctcttagaactctctggaacttggacctttctctctctagaacttcctaaacatgcaaaagcttcaagccaagGCTAGACTCTCGTGCATGCAGAGGCTTCTTCAATAAAAATGCCAAACTCCCTTtgcaaatctgatttcaagcttaaataggtggccttgtttgtgctcatgcgcttagcgcaGATCTAgatcgcttagcgcgcataagtggattttggcttagcgcgcttgtttcgcttagcggatgagctaaagcggtgcgcttgatgacttggagcggtgcgcttagcaaaCTTGACAGCTCATCTtgttctggattcttcctcgtaCTTAGCCACTTAAGGTTGTGCTTAGCgaattctcgctaagccagcagcttGGCTTAGCAAAAGAGTGAAAAACAGCACTTTGCCAAAGTTGCctatttaacctgaaattgagagaaattgattattaaacacacagaacaaaagtataaattatctattacctatatttaacatagagtacttataatattataaaacaactataaattggagaagtttgatacaatatacacaagtttcatacacaaaagttagtcattttcaccgactaacacaTACAAGGctgcatttactgcatttcaagatttgcatgcatttgcatcccaaaCATCATGTCATATTAGGCTATAAGTGCATGGATTTCCCTTTATACCAAATTCCCAAACCTAATCATTGAATTTAGAATAAGAGAGACCCTActaaagagtcaacctcttgctttctcataaggttaagccctttggtactagtacctattggcatgtttcataggactcaaagtcctcatttttatctttcatatgactcaaagtcctcacttttatctttcgtaggactcaaagtcctcacttttatctttcataggactcaaagtcctcacctttatcttccataggactcaaagtcctcgcttttatccttcataggactcaaagtcctcgcttttacctttcataggacttaaagtcctcacttttatcttttatagaactcaaagtcctcgtctttatctttcataggactcaaagtcctctatctttatgctttcataggactcaaagtcctctgtcacCATTTccaagactattacagtctttttttccttccagagacaatcaagtccattggcacgcagagacaatcACGGTCATCTGCCTcttttcgaagacttcaatgtctttcgaccaagactattacagtcttctttgccttccagagataATCAAGTTcgttggcatgcagagacaatcatggtcatctactccttttcaaagacttcaatgtctttcaacCAAGACTATTTatagtcttctttgccttccagagacaatcaagtccgttggcatgcggagacaatcatggtcatccgctttCGTTGTTTTTAAGACTATTATagtcttcttttccttccagagacaatcaagtccgatggcatgcggagacaatcatggtcatccgtttttgttgttttcaagactattatagtcttctttgccttccagagacaatcaagtccgttggcatgcgaagacaatcatggtcattcgCTTTcgttgttttcaagactattatagtcttctttgccttccagagacaatcaagtctgttggcatgcagagacaatcatggtcatctgccccttttcgaagacttcaatgtctttcgaccaagactattaaagtcttctttgccttctagAGACAAATCAAATCCGTTGGCATgtggagacaatcatggtcatccgcttttgttgttttcaagactattataATCTTCTTTTCCTTCTAGAGACATCAAGTCcgttggcatgcagagacaatcatggtcatccgcttttgttgtttttaagactatcatagtcttttgtcttgcagagacaatcaaggtcatctgcttctttacatttcaaagacaacaatgtattcaaaaggcaacaatgccttcatttacattttgaagacgacaatgtcttcatttacatttcgaagatgacaatgtcttcaaaaggcgacaatgccttcatctaaatttcgaagacgacaatgtcttcagtcattatGCTTTCAAAATGCGACAATGCCTTtgtttacatttcgaagacgacaatgtcttcattcattTCATGCTTTCAAATGGTGACAATGCCtacatttacatttcaaagacgacaatgtcttcagtcatttcaTGCTTTgaaaaggcgacaatgccttcGTTTACgctttcgaagacgacaatgttttcatctcaaagacttcaatgtcttttatccttgtgcttcataggactcaacgtcctctgtttctatgcttttaaaaagaaaaataaaaagaatatatatatatatatatatatatatataaagaagaaaagaaaaaaagaacttcAAGGTCTTCATGTTTTCACAGGTTTTACTGCTTGGACTTCCGCTAGTGGCCGGTTGGATGGTGAGATCcctcgaacaaaattagtgtctttatctttacttcccttttatttcaaataaaacataagtaaaaggaggcaactgtcataccctaatttcgtccggggacaatCATTTGCAAACATATGAATTCTTACCggccgaattgagctgcttaacactaATTGTCGCGCAATCTGTAGGGTTTTGTGACATTTCAGAAGGAAATAtgcaaaatattcaaaagaagggcaaaagggtcacttTTGGGGCATTTTTCAGCACCTAGGCccactagaaagcttagggatgaagtaaccagctcgcttgGGTGAGCTAGGCTACTTCAGGAGGAAGCAagcagctcgcctaggcgagctgctGTACAACCTCCACCCCTCATTTGCTATAAATAAGCGTAAGAGGGTTGAAGGAAAGGGGTCCTGAGGTTCCTAAGGTCCAGAGGTCCagagaaaagaggaaagaagagaaaaagaagctaaaacGTCGTCAAATCGTGACTACAATCgatttctacatcgttcttcattcgttctttggtcattcttcattcgttctttgtTCTTCACCCAGTTAGTGCTTGTATTAAGGATTTGAACttgatttatggacccttaggggtcccctttattgtttgtacatcttcatctccttcttcgatcatcggtaatcatttttcttttgtaaagtaagttttaaccgatTATTAATGCCGCAAGTTATCTCTAAAAAAGGATTGGAGATTAATAAgcaaaaaccaaataaaaccaactcataaacttcttcatttcataaaaaaaaatcaagagatcgttcaaaggtccaaacgccttaatcaattctctcctttcaaaaatcaagaggtcgtttcaaggtccaacgctttaaacaattctctcttttcaaaaatcaagaggtcgtttcaaggtccaacgccttaatgattctctcctttcaaaaatcaagaggtcgtttcaaggtccaacgccttaatgattctctctgcttttcaaaagtttaaaacatcgtttcgaggtccaacgccttaaatgaattttgttcgcaattaaaatcaatctttcaaaaaagataaaatcaatgtaacacacaaactttcagttcctaaagaactacgtaggtctaatatcctcatcgcacctgaggatacgtaggagcaagggcaacacccttgtcgatcccaaaaagataaaaaaaaaacataaaaagggaaaattacataaaaaaaatataaaaagggaaaatacataattttgaagtcatgttttgcacactcgattagaggctgttgtcccttgtgacgggcgcgtggggtgctaatatcttccccgtgcgtaaacaactcccgaaccctcatttttaaaatatgcagACCTtcgtctttttggtttttctagcgatttcctcaaataaacgttggtggcgactccgctcgTTTTCTCCCTCGGAAACAAACACTTTGGCACATGGTTTTGGCCTTTTCGCGCCCCCGCCGAAGGGTAccattcaaagacgatttttaattacaaaacgtCGTAGAATGTTATAATTCAAAGACGTTTTCCAGTTAAAGACCGCCTTTGAATGGAAGGGTTTTCGAAGATGGTTATTAAGCAATCGTCGTGGAAAGTCAACACTTTCCACGATGTTGCCTTCTAAGACGATTGACAACCGTCGTAGAAGGCTTGTTAGAACCGATATAGAATCATCATTCTGCACCAGTGTTGCATTGAACTAGGTGGTCTCTATGTGATATGATTCGATCATCTTTGAAATGGATTGCAAGACTCTCTATGTGATATGATTCGATCATCTTTGAAATGGATTGCAAGACCATTGTTGATATGgataattcttttattattgatatttttgagCTAGGTGTTGtgttaagtgagtgtaacaacATCCTTTCACAccattataacttttttaagttATCTTTGCTAGGAGACAAACTAATATGATAACTCATTTACTAGCTCAGGTTGCCATTGATTTTACTTTCACCATTATTTATTCGAATATTCCTATTTGTATTCGTTCCTTGGTTTCTAATGAAATTATATGAGGTATTtctagtataaaaatatattagagttgaaatatgttttttttcaacGACTTAATcttgtattttattctttttgaaattattgtcaatattttaggataatttaaaattaaattcttttaattaagaatattttattttaaatttagtttttaaaagattatacaaatttaaaaatattcatagaaTTTCACGAAATGCAATTTGATTTTacgaaataatttataataaaatatcatttttaacaaGGGATTTATTTAGATGCACATTAGTCGATCTTATCTTGAGCTAAAAAGCGAATCTTATCTGTTCTTGAAAACTTGACCCTTCCCTAATTAATCATCAGTTTGTTTGGCCAAAAaaataagaggaaaaagaaaatttaaaattaaaactaaaataaataaattatttcgaagaaatatttttcttttattttctttttctttttatttttatttttatttttttctcaatcaaataaaaaatattaatatttatatttgctCATTTCTATAAGTCATAAAGTTACGTTGTTGCTTCGGCCGgcttcttctcctttcttttctattttattcttgCTTTGCCTGCGCATTTCCACGTCTCATTCTTCTAGAGATTATCtttttgaacaatgaacaaatattttacattaaaagcCACCTTACCTgtccacattttttttcagtACCATTAAATAATCAATTCCAAAAATGTGCATATGATCGTGTAAAAAAAACTGTgcatatgataaattaaataataaatagttcTTCTGATATTCACTTTTTTAGGATATCACAAATTTGAGTTTATgactacttaaaaaaaatatttttattaaaataaagaaatgaataataatcatattttttaattgaagatCTATctcaacatttattttttgaaatatcatAAATCCGTAATCCAAATCAAaatcttaaataattattaattaattatattttaataagtcAAAACATTTATAACCTACAAATAATAAACATTTCATTACTAAAAAAGTTACTATAACAACAGTTTCACATTAAGAGTgtcaatataaaaaagatattaagattttttaaaataccatCTAGTTATCAAAAGTTATTGGTACAATTGACAATTATGTTATTTGAGAAAGATTGAAACTTGATTTTTGACTTGGGAATAAAGTCACAACTAAActaaagataatattttatgaaatgaattaacatgatgaaaaataaattaattaggtgtgaaataaaaattttagatatctatttattataaaaaaattatacaatatatatatatatatatatatatatatatatatatatatatatatatatatatatatatcatgtaatCCTGATAAAAACTTAAATAGTTGTTAAGTTATTATATCTTAATCAATCAAAACATTTATTACCTACAAAtaatagacattttttttttacaacaataaccattttattgttaaaaaagttACTACAACAAAACTTGTACACTAAGAATAGTAATgagagtagttttttttttttttttatggagtaAGGAGCGTAGTTTAGTTGGCCGAGgaatgttatattttaaatgttaaaatttgacttaaattttgtcatataatattaaatttaattaatgatatgtACAAATAGTGAAATGCGTACGGCATGGATTATGATTGGAATGGAATGAAATGATAGATTAACTAGGAATTTCTGCCTTTATATAGAGTTTTTCGCTTGAGATATATCTAGAGTACATATCAATCTCAACTAGTTCTGATCATCTCCACATATTACATAGAGCATCAACTTATCTACAAAACTCATTCATAACTAAAATCCTTCCATTCCTTCCACAAAAGTCTCAAACAACAAACCCTATCCTCTTACCAGACAAACCTCCTTTTCACGCTTTTCTGTTACTTTGCAGCATACCACTTCACTCATCACAAACCAACCTTTATCATTCTTTATTCTCCCTCACCAAACAAACCCAATAGAGAAAGGAAAAGTTTTTTTCATTTGGGTCACCctacacaacacaacacaacctTGCTGAATGGAAAACTGtgtcttccaccaccaccttaGGAGCATGATCACTCTTCCACAACCACCATCAACACCATTGTTCCCCAAAGTTATGAGGGTGAGAGCGAGCGCGGGAAGGAGGCACTGCGAGTTCAGCAGCCAGAACGCGCCCCTTGAGCCACGGTCCCTTGTGGGGAAGTTTCTGAGCGGCGTGTTGCAGAACCGCCGCCAGCTGTTCCACGTGGTTGCCAAAGAAGAGTTGAAGATGCTGAGTGATGACAGAGACTCTGCTCTTGCTCGCATGCATCTCAGTCAGCACTCTGATGAAGCCTTGCTTCACAGGTACGTTTCTCACCTATTTCTAAtaccccttcttcttcttctttcagtTTTGTTTTCACTCTTGTTTTTCTTAGACCCCTCCTTCTTTTTATGGTCTATGGATTGAAGACGAACtctgtttatttgtttttttttttaatttgtttttctatgTTAGATGTTcgtttgttagtttttgtcaGCGGAAGAGATTCAAATGAcctctcccttctctcttcaaCCCCCAGCCAACCTTGTAACTCCTATATGTGTTTATATGTGCTGTGAAGTTTGTGACTTTATGTTAATTAAAGTGCATGTGCAAgcatatatttgtaattttcttttttaattctgtCACACTGTaattctaattttctttttaaaagggaattattataaaaatcaactatattatattattgaacaTGGCAATTCATCATTGGATGACAAGGTACAGTGCATTTTTAACtaaattcttgtttttttatgaatatatttaGTTAAATTTTGGTCATTGGGGATGGAAATTGCAGTGatggtttttttaaaatgaaacttGTCCCTAAATATTTCACTCCCTACCACAATATGGAGGAAATTTACTGATCTTGTATATCATGTATGAACTTGCATTTCTTAATCTTTTGGTTTTTGTTGTTAGCTGTAGATGCACCTTAAATAGGTTGTGTTTTATTTGGAAACAAGCATGAGGCATCTTTTATGCAAGATTGAACCTACTTATATTAACTATCCTCATATTTGAGGAAGAAAAAGGCTGTGATGCATTTTCCTCTAAACTGGTAGAGTTAGTGATTCTGTCATAGTGAATGTAACAAAAGGAGAGCAAAATTTTTTAACCCTAAAAGGCTTGGCATAGTTTGTTTTGTGGTCACCTTTACTATGtctatgttcttttctttttgataggAAGGTAAATTTATTATAGAGGAAAGAGAGTGAGAAAATTCCAACTAAAGAATGGATAAAATTTTCCTGAAACGGAGAAAACAAGATAAGAACTAGATAGAAAAGAATCAAGAGGGCAGCCTACAAATATCTAAGATGACAACTCCCTTGAAATTGACATGATTGAAAAGTCAAAAGACTAACTTATCACATAAGAAGTTGACAAGTATAGACACCTTCAATGCTGCAAGCATTTTGCTTCAACAATTTGTGCCAAATGATAGCTGCACACTCTGACAAATTTTTCAATTCCTGCTTTTTTATTAAAGCCTCTGTAGATAACCATCAAGTACTTACCTAAGGACACAATCTAGTTCTCATGAAGATCAAACAAATTGTTTCATAGAAAATGACTAGCAATGTAGAAATAAGTGTCCAACAGTTCCACAGCTTGCTTATGCATTAACGCAGATCAGGGGATAGGGCAATGTAAGGTGTATCAATATATTCCAGAAAAAAATGGGATGGACCTATTTTGAATCttatgttataaattttgacaGTATTGGCtgatttttatgatattatgtTATGTCATTGAGGGGCAAGTAGCTTTTAGTTTCAGAGCTGAGGCAGATAACTCTAAACTGGATTTGTCATGTCAAGTTTGGAATGGTTTGGTTTGCAAAATGGAGAACATAGAGTTgatgatttcattttgtttacCTGAATTCTGGAGAACAGCGATCAATACAGATTAAATCTCCCATactattaaaatgttttatagtAGTGTACCAATTGAGATATTTGCGTAATTATATTATCTAGTTATATGGAACCAACTGCCGTATTGATGATATTTCAGAAAGTAATAGAATGCATTCTTGCAAATTGTAAGAATAAGGAGCTTGTCaaatgatctcttgattctgGTCATGCTGTTTATCCTCATTGTTTTCTTATGTATTATAATATAAGAAGAGGACACAATGGTTGGAGACTCTGAATTGTGGACATCAATCgctttttataatatatgatacTTCCATCTGTGTGATTTTTTGTCTGGTGTTGCTAGAGTTAACAACATTAATAGATGTAGGCTTTGTATTTTCGGTTATGTTTGACTCCAAATTCCTGCAGTCTGATCAGAGTatcttatcaatttttttacccTTAGAAAAACAGAATTGAAAGGgctttttcctttcaatttgttGATTTCCATGTATGTTCGCTAACTATCTAGCTCTAAGACACTTTCATGTATAAATGAGTGTTGTCTCTTTGCATATTATACAGACCTCTTTCTGAAAAACTTTTGTGCTCTTGGTTTGTTGTATTtccaatcattttttattaaccaTGCTCAAGAAATAGGATTTCTGTGACTGTAGTTCTGTGCTCTGTGcttactttttcttcttcatctaaATGTTTCCGAGCTTGCCAAGGTTATCTGCATTTGGTGAGcctgttccttttttttttggtgaagttGGTGAGCTTGTTGTGTGATTTTTTGTCTGGTGTTGCTAGAGTTAACAACATTAATAGATGTAGGCTTTGTATTTTCGGTTATGTTTGACTCCAAATTCCTGCAGTCTGATCAGAGTatcttatcaatttttttacccTTAGAAAAACAGAATTGAAAGGgctttttcctttcaatttgttGATTTCCATGTATGTTCGCTAACTATCTAGCTCTAAGACACTTACTTTCATGTATAAATGAGTGTTGTCTCTTTGCATATTATACAGACCTCTTTCTGAAAAACTTTTGTGCTCTTGGTTTGTTGTATTtccaatcattttttattaaccaTGCTCAAGAAATAGGATTTCTGTGACTGTAGTTCTGTGCTCTGTGcttactttttcttcttcatctaaATGTTTCCGAGCTTGCCAAGGTTATCTGCATTTGGTGAGcctgttccttttttttttggtgaagttGGTGAGCTTGTTTCCTAGTGTTTAGCTAACCAAACTTTAGCTGTTATTAATTGATGCCACACAAAACTTTGGTGTCTAAgaaattaatgttaatattattttaagttgttgATTTTACAATCATCTGATGCAGCGCAGACTGAAATTTAGAGCTTTGTGCATAAATAATCATGGAAAATGTGTAATACTATAAATACTTGTGGATATTCATTTAATAGTGTATTGACTTAAAAGTTTTCTGAATGCCAGGAGAATTGCGCAAGTGAAAGAGAATGAGTCTATGATTGCTATAGCGGATGTTATGTATTTGCTGATTTTATACAAGTTTTCTGAGATCAGGGTTAATTTGGTTCCAAAGCTTTCTAGTTGCCTATATGACGGAAGGCTAGAAATATTGCCCTCTAAGGACTGGGATCTAGAGTCTATTCACAGCTTGGAGGTTTTGGATATCATAAGGAAACATGTCAGTACTGTGACAGGTTTGAGATCAAATCCTAGTGTAAGGGAGAGTTGGGAAACAACTCCTATTCGACAAGTCTGGCTTGCCCGAGTCTATGTTGCCTCCATATTATATGGTTACTTTTTGAAGTCAGTTTCATTGAGGTACAACCTAGAGCGAAGTCTGTCTTTGTCTGACCATGATTTTCATCATGGTCATAAGATCGGCCCTTCATTTCATGACATGTATCATTCCGGGGCAAAAGATGTGATGTTTGGCAACAAGAGTGACATACAATCTGTATGGCATGGCTTAATTGGGCAGGAAGAGGAAATCGAGGATTTAAAATGTTATGTTACTGGCTTTCACCCTGGATCATTTGAGAGATGTGCCAAACTGAGATCCAAGGAAGCTGTGCATTTGGTAGAGAGTCATAGTAATGCACTCTTTGGAGATGGGAAATCTGGTTTGTCTCAGCATGATGATATTATTGTAACTTCATTTTCTAGTCTGAGGAGGCTAGTCTTGGAAGCTGTTGCATTTGGATCTTTCCTGTGGGAGACAGAAGATTACATTGACAGTGTATATAAGCTTAAAGATCAAGAGGTAGAGTGAAGGAACATGTTGCTAGGTAAATAAATTTCTACACTCGGACCAATTCTCATTGTATATAAAGTTAGTTAGATTTAGGCAAATTTATCTTGTATAGGATGCATTACCTCtaaataatttatagttttaatGCGGTTGGTTAGCTAAGAAAGAATGAGATTTTAAATAGTGACAAAGAATGtccttatgaaaaaatattttacttgttCATTAGCACATAATTCCAATTATGTTTGAACTTGTTCAGTTAAACCAGAGGATACTATTTCTTTTAAGGCAGTTTATGTTGCCATGGCTGCAAATATGCTATAAATTTGCAGCCTTGTTACCTACGGGGAGTTACTGAAGCCTGAGACTTGCGGTCATGATCCATTTCTTCAACATTCCGTGTTGGTTATAAACTAATCAGTGTttcaataaaatcattaaaaaacattttaggtAAAGA
This window harbors:
- the LOC100794032 gene encoding UV-B-induced protein At3g17800, chloroplastic, giving the protein MENCVFHHHLRSMITLPQPPSTPLFPKVMRVRASAGRRHCEFSSQNAPLEPRSLVGKFLSGVLQNRRQLFHVVAKEELKMLSDDRDSALARMHLSQHSDEALLHRRIAQVKENESMIAIADVMYLLILYKFSEIRVNLVPKLSSCLYDGRLEILPSKDWDLESIHSLEVLDIIRKHVSTVTGLRSNPSVRESWETTPIRQVWLARVYVASILYGYFLKSVSLRYNLERSLSLSDHDFHHGHKIGPSFHDMYHSGAKDVMFGNKSDIQSVWHGLIGQEEEIEDLKCYVTGFHPGSFERCAKLRSKEAVHLVESHSNALFGDGKSGLSQHDDIIVTSFSSLRRLVLEAVAFGSFLWETEDYIDSVYKLKDQEVE